Proteins from one Actinomycetota bacterium genomic window:
- a CDS encoding sigma-70 family RNA polymerase sigma factor, translating to MAGADFEAFYRANYARLVGQMVPVVGDVHEAEDVVQEAFARASLHWSRVRGYHAPDAWVRRVALNYALSGLRRAGYRRRVVERLAQRAEPVPAASAEVVDMVAALRRLPLRQREVLVLFDVVELPVEEIGRQLRLPVGTLKSRLARGRGRLLPRSADRLGGGQRQDAGDRVAGPAGRLPDHRRWLDLALVLAGRPGPRQGRHRRRLRGRLRGPGHAEL from the coding sequence GTGGCGGGAGCCGACTTCGAGGCCTTCTACCGCGCCAACTACGCCCGGCTGGTCGGGCAGATGGTGCCGGTGGTGGGCGACGTGCACGAGGCCGAGGACGTCGTCCAGGAGGCGTTCGCGCGGGCGTCGCTGCACTGGTCCCGGGTGCGCGGCTACCACGCCCCTGACGCCTGGGTGCGCCGGGTGGCGCTGAACTACGCCCTCAGCGGGCTGCGGCGGGCCGGCTACCGGCGCCGTGTGGTCGAGCGGCTGGCCCAGCGGGCCGAGCCGGTGCCCGCGGCCAGCGCCGAGGTTGTCGACATGGTGGCGGCCCTGCGCCGCCTGCCGCTCCGCCAGCGTGAGGTGCTGGTGCTGTTCGACGTGGTCGAGCTGCCGGTGGAGGAGATCGGGCGCCAGCTACGGCTCCCGGTGGGGACGCTGAAGAGCCGGCTGGCCAGGGGGCGCGGGCGCCTTCTTCCTCGATCAGCGGACCGGCTGGGTGGTGGCCAGCGCCAAGACGCGGGAGACCGGGTCGCTGGTCCGGCCGGCCGTCTACCGGACCACCGACGCTGGCTCGACCTAGCGCTGGTACTCGCTGGGCGCCCTGGACCTCGGCAAGGACGACACCGCCGGCGGCTCCGAGGGCGGCTTCGGGGTCCTGGCCACGCCGAGCTT